Proteins from a genomic interval of Pseudomonas asplenii:
- the traD gene encoding type IV conjugative transfer system coupling protein TraD, which produces MTQQHTVEVLLRPAVELYTVAVCLLGIGVCLFAPWVLGLTPLFGAVTALLYLALGWCRLRQALTVLRFRRNIRRLPRYVITSHCIPVSQQRLFVGIGFKWEQRHTQRLMQTYRPEFRRYVDPAPLFQQARRLERRLEHATFPWSLIPRLTAWDSPLNPVRPLPPVGGSARLHGVEPSEVEVSLPLGERVGHSLVLGTTRVGKTRLAELFITQDIRRVKQGDAGPEFEPVIVFDPKGDADLLKRMYVEARRAGREKEFHVFHLGWPDVSARYNAVGRFGRISEVASRISGQLSGEGSSAAFREFAWRFVNIIARALVELGTRPDYLKIQQHVINIDALFIDYSHYYFTRHDPDAWESIASLEGKLNEKNTPHNLRGRQPRVTAIDQYLSRTRIADPVLDGLRSAVRYDKTYFDKIVASLLPLLEKLTTGRMAELISPDYSDLDDPRPIFDWMQVIRKRAVVYVGLDALSDPEVAAAVGNSMFADLVSVAGHIYKFGVDDGLPDADREQKIPINLHADEFNELMGEEFIPMINKGGGAGIQVTAYTQTLSDIEARLGNRAKAGQVVGNFNNLFMLRVRETATAELLTRQLPKVDVYSTTLVSGATDSSDVSGSTDFTSNTQDRVSSTSVPLIEPAHIVSLPKGQAFALIEGANLWKVRMPLPAPDPDDCMPKDLQTLATHMRRRYVDGGGEWWSASTAPSSS; this is translated from the coding sequence ATGACCCAACAACATACCGTCGAAGTGCTGCTGCGCCCTGCCGTGGAACTGTACACCGTCGCGGTGTGCCTGCTCGGTATCGGCGTCTGCCTGTTCGCGCCCTGGGTGCTGGGTCTGACACCGTTGTTCGGTGCCGTGACGGCACTCCTCTATCTGGCTCTTGGCTGGTGCCGTCTGCGCCAGGCGCTGACAGTGTTGCGCTTTCGCCGCAATATCCGCCGCCTGCCGCGCTATGTGATCACCAGCCACTGCATCCCGGTCAGTCAGCAGCGACTGTTTGTCGGCATCGGTTTCAAATGGGAACAACGCCATACCCAAAGATTGATGCAGACCTACCGTCCGGAGTTTCGCCGCTATGTCGACCCCGCTCCGCTGTTCCAGCAGGCTCGCCGCCTGGAGCGACGTCTTGAGCATGCGACCTTTCCCTGGAGCCTGATCCCCCGCCTCACCGCCTGGGACAGCCCACTCAACCCGGTCCGTCCGCTGCCCCCCGTAGGCGGTTCTGCCCGCCTGCACGGCGTAGAACCCAGTGAGGTCGAGGTTTCCCTGCCGCTCGGTGAGCGCGTCGGCCATAGCCTGGTGCTGGGCACCACACGGGTCGGTAAAACCCGCCTGGCCGAGCTGTTCATCACCCAGGACATTCGCCGGGTCAAACAGGGCGACGCAGGCCCGGAGTTCGAACCGGTCATCGTCTTTGACCCCAAGGGCGATGCCGACCTGCTCAAGCGCATGTATGTCGAAGCCCGCCGCGCCGGACGCGAGAAGGAATTCCATGTCTTTCATCTCGGCTGGCCGGATGTCTCCGCCCGCTACAACGCCGTCGGCCGCTTCGGGCGAATCTCCGAGGTCGCCAGCCGAATCTCCGGGCAACTCAGCGGCGAAGGCAGCAGCGCCGCGTTTCGCGAGTTCGCCTGGCGTTTCGTCAACATCATCGCCCGGGCCCTGGTGGAACTAGGCACCCGCCCGGACTACCTGAAGATCCAGCAGCACGTGATCAACATCGATGCCTTGTTCATCGACTACAGCCACTATTACTTCACCCGCCATGACCCGGACGCCTGGGAATCGATTGCCAGCCTCGAAGGCAAACTCAACGAAAAGAACACTCCGCATAACCTGCGCGGCCGCCAGCCACGGGTGACGGCGATCGACCAGTACCTCTCACGCACCCGGATCGCCGACCCGGTGCTGGACGGCCTGCGTTCCGCCGTGCGCTACGACAAGACCTATTTCGACAAGATCGTCGCTTCGCTGCTGCCCTTGCTGGAAAAACTCACCACCGGACGCATGGCCGAACTGATCTCCCCCGACTACAGCGACCTCGACGACCCCCGGCCGATCTTCGACTGGATGCAGGTGATCCGTAAACGGGCGGTGGTGTATGTCGGGCTCGATGCGCTGTCCGATCCCGAGGTGGCCGCAGCGGTGGGCAACTCGATGTTCGCCGACCTGGTCTCGGTGGCCGGCCATATCTACAAATTCGGTGTCGATGACGGGCTGCCCGATGCCGACCGCGAACAGAAGATTCCGATCAACCTGCACGCCGACGAATTCAACGAACTGATGGGCGAAGAGTTCATCCCGATGATCAACAAGGGCGGCGGCGCCGGCATCCAGGTCACGGCCTATACCCAGACCCTCAGCGACATCGAAGCGCGGCTCGGCAACCGCGCCAAGGCCGGCCAGGTGGTCGGCAACTTCAACAACCTGTTCATGCTGCGGGTGCGGGAAACCGCCACCGCCGAACTACTGACCCGGCAGTTGCCCAAGGTCGACGTCTACTCGACCACCCTGGTCAGCGGCGCCACCGACAGTTCGGATGTCTCGGGCAGTACCGACTTCACCAGCAATACCCAGGATCGAGTCAGTTCCACCAGCGTCCCGCTGATCGAGCCGGCACACATCGTCAGCCTACCCAAGGGCCAGGCCTTCGCCCTGATCGAAGGCGCCAACCTCTGGAAAGTCCGCATGCCCCTGCCCGCCCCCGACCCGGATGACTGCATGCCCAAGGACCTGCAGACCCTGGCTACGCACATGCGCAGGCGTTATGTCGACGGTGGTGGCGAGTGGTGGAGCGCCTCGACAGCCCCCAGCTCATCCTGA
- the gabP gene encoding GABA permease, whose translation MHSPHPKDSNGQLAQGFKPRHVTMLSIAGIIGAGLFVGSGHAIAAAGPAVMLAYLFSGLLVVLVMRMLGEMAVANPDTGSFSTYADQAIGRWAGFTIGWLYWWFWVLVIPIEALAAGHVLNQWFPQVDAWLFALLSIVLLVVTNLFSVSKYGEFEFWFAMAKVVAIIGFIGLGFAVLMGWIPEREASGLSRLMEQHGGFAPNGLSAVVGAFITIMFSFIGTEAVTIAAAESNNPAQNIAKATRSVIWRIGVFYLLSIFVVISVVPWDDPHLTSVGSYQRALELMNIPHAKFMVDAVVLIAVASCMNSSIYIASRMLFSLGRRGDAPRPLKRTSLAGVPRAAVIASSVLGAGVTLFSYFAPAGLFDFLLASSGAIALLVYLVIAISQLRMRRRLQRQNIELAFHMWLFPWLTYLVIVFICAALAVMMITPEHRTEVTSTIVLALAISFIGLVTARQHRPLEEVALAGEA comes from the coding sequence ATGCATAGCCCGCACCCCAAGGATTCCAACGGCCAGTTGGCGCAGGGTTTCAAACCGCGCCACGTCACCATGCTGTCCATTGCCGGGATCATCGGCGCCGGTCTGTTCGTCGGTTCGGGGCATGCGATTGCTGCGGCCGGTCCTGCGGTGATGCTGGCTTATCTGTTTTCCGGACTGTTGGTCGTGCTGGTCATGCGCATGCTCGGCGAGATGGCCGTCGCCAATCCGGACACCGGTTCCTTCTCGACCTACGCCGACCAGGCCATTGGCCGTTGGGCCGGTTTCACCATCGGCTGGCTCTACTGGTGGTTCTGGGTACTGGTGATTCCGATCGAGGCCCTTGCTGCCGGGCACGTGCTGAACCAATGGTTCCCGCAGGTCGATGCCTGGCTGTTCGCCTTGCTGTCGATCGTGCTGCTGGTGGTGACCAACCTGTTCAGCGTGTCCAAGTATGGCGAGTTCGAATTCTGGTTCGCGATGGCCAAGGTCGTGGCGATCATCGGCTTCATCGGTTTGGGCTTTGCGGTGCTGATGGGCTGGATTCCCGAGCGCGAGGCCAGCGGTCTGAGCCGGCTCATGGAGCAGCACGGCGGCTTTGCCCCCAACGGCCTGTCGGCGGTGGTCGGTGCGTTCATCACCATCATGTTCAGTTTCATCGGCACCGAGGCGGTGACCATTGCCGCAGCCGAATCCAACAACCCGGCACAGAACATCGCCAAGGCGACGCGCTCGGTGATCTGGCGCATCGGGGTGTTCTACCTGCTGTCGATCTTCGTGGTCATCTCCGTGGTGCCCTGGGACGACCCGCACCTGACGTCGGTGGGGTCCTATCAGCGGGCACTGGAGCTGATGAACATTCCCCATGCCAAATTCATGGTGGACGCGGTGGTGCTGATCGCCGTGGCCAGTTGCATGAACTCGTCGATCTACATTGCCTCGCGCATGCTGTTTTCGCTGGGTAGGCGCGGCGATGCACCCCGGCCGCTGAAGCGTACGTCGTTGGCCGGTGTGCCACGCGCGGCGGTCATCGCCAGCAGTGTGCTCGGTGCCGGTGTGACCCTGTTCAGCTACTTCGCCCCCGCTGGCCTGTTCGACTTCCTGTTGGCCAGTTCCGGGGCCATCGCCTTGCTGGTGTATCTGGTGATTGCGATATCACAGCTGCGCATGCGCAGACGGTTGCAGCGGCAGAACATCGAACTGGCCTTCCACATGTGGCTGTTTCCGTGGCTGACCTATCTGGTAATCGTCTTCATCTGTGCAGCGCTGGCGGTGATGATGATCACGCCCGAGCACCGCACGGAAGTGACCTCGACCATCGTCCTGGCGTTGGCGATTTCCTTTATCGGCCTGGTGACGGCGCGTCAGCATCGGCCGCTTGAAGAGGTTGCGCTGGCAGGGGAAGCCTAG
- a CDS encoding TIGR03747 family integrating conjugative element membrane protein, whose product MASTTETARNQQAYREKGLISTLLGLPFAFLGILMVALFFSIVSEWIGLFFFWPQAGWRHSQDMLNSELAWISATYHDSLWLDDVGQSARRIIVLTYEWCFEQTGLIHWINRSAEQARLNNRQGVGLLHYLGRAYVHIEDYGLAAVYAVLTLLARVMILLLSLPLVLSAVFTGVVDGLVRRDLRRFGAGRESGFIYHRAKRLIIPLWVAPWIIYPALPISVNPLLILLPGAIALGLIASIAVGSFKKYL is encoded by the coding sequence ATGGCAAGCACCACTGAAACGGCAAGAAACCAGCAGGCCTATCGTGAAAAGGGCTTGATCAGCACGTTACTGGGGCTGCCCTTCGCCTTCCTCGGCATCCTGATGGTCGCGTTGTTTTTCAGCATTGTCAGCGAATGGATCGGGCTGTTCTTTTTCTGGCCGCAAGCAGGCTGGCGCCACTCCCAGGACATGCTGAACAGCGAACTCGCGTGGATCTCGGCCACCTACCACGACAGCCTGTGGCTCGATGACGTCGGGCAGAGCGCCCGGCGGATCATCGTACTGACCTACGAGTGGTGCTTCGAGCAAACCGGGCTGATCCACTGGATCAACCGATCCGCCGAGCAGGCTCGCCTGAATAACCGGCAAGGTGTGGGGTTGCTGCATTACCTGGGGCGCGCCTATGTGCACATCGAGGATTACGGGCTGGCGGCGGTGTATGCCGTACTGACCCTCCTGGCGCGCGTCATGATCCTGCTCCTGAGCCTTCCTCTGGTGCTGAGCGCCGTCTTCACCGGAGTGGTGGATGGCCTGGTACGCCGGGACCTGCGGCGCTTTGGTGCGGGGCGAGAGTCCGGTTTCATCTATCACCGCGCCAAGCGGCTGATAATCCCGCTGTGGGTCGCCCCCTGGATCATTTATCCCGCACTGCCGATCAGCGTGAATCCACTGTTGATCCTGTTGCCTGGCGCGATTGCCCTGGGCCTGATCGCGAGCATCGCGGTGGGCAGCTTCAAGAAGTACCTCTAA
- a CDS encoding methyl-accepting chemotaxis protein — protein MFPLLGFLAFAGIFVADKSATLGAMNRAFTATSTAQKLSDLVTTLQRERGASGVFIGSGGKSMQDKLQIFRQETNKAVAEMRAQSTEGVPAPDKVAHAMDDLTALRLKVDTLAINNTESGALFTDLIKTLVGYTYSLEASIDNPHILRALGSLNQFVDMKERAGRERVLLGLAFNQNRFDAPLLSRFSRNMGEFSGYFEAFQRWSPVEFKNKLDAVLQQPVSLEVARLQRLGFDTPLGNPLNIKPEDWFNVATSRIDLMAQVEAELGQNVVGLANDARHEAERSLYAAIAIVILISVVVLWLALVIIRNIKIAVVDVNRTLVSLSTRDLTVRTQYTGKDEFGEISRNLDNMALQISEVIREIGSATAQVATAAEQSSAVALQTSQNVELQSQGTDQVVTAISEMSATVKDVARSTTDAAEMSQRVNASTRQGKSEIDNTISLIQGLEAQAAQTASIIMELKGESDSISSVLDVIRGVAEQTNLLALNAAIEAARAGEQGRGFAVVADEVRNLAKKTQDSTVSIQKMIGNLQSGSDRAATSMQETLGKAQEGANNVVRAGELLEEIAEGIASISDRNIQVASAAEEQSLVAEEIHRNVNDINSLVIQVSAGAEQTASTSRELARLAEHQRGLVERFKVS, from the coding sequence ATGTTTCCCCTGCTGGGCTTTCTGGCCTTCGCCGGGATTTTCGTGGCAGACAAAAGCGCAACGCTTGGCGCCATGAACCGCGCATTCACCGCGACCAGTACCGCACAGAAACTCAGCGATCTGGTGACCACCCTCCAGCGCGAGCGCGGAGCCAGCGGCGTTTTTATCGGCAGCGGTGGAAAGTCCATGCAGGACAAGCTGCAAATCTTTCGCCAGGAAACCAACAAGGCCGTGGCCGAGATGCGCGCGCAGTCGACCGAGGGTGTTCCCGCTCCGGACAAGGTCGCGCACGCAATGGACGACCTGACGGCCCTGCGCCTGAAAGTCGATACATTGGCGATCAACAACACCGAATCCGGCGCCCTTTTTACCGACCTCATCAAAACCCTGGTCGGCTACACTTATTCGCTGGAAGCCAGCATCGATAATCCACATATCCTGCGCGCCCTGGGCTCGCTCAATCAATTTGTGGACATGAAAGAGCGTGCAGGCCGCGAACGCGTATTGCTGGGCCTGGCGTTCAACCAGAATCGTTTCGACGCCCCCCTGCTGTCACGCTTCAGCCGCAATATGGGTGAGTTCTCTGGCTACTTCGAAGCTTTTCAGCGCTGGTCTCCCGTCGAGTTCAAGAACAAGCTGGATGCCGTACTGCAACAACCCGTGTCACTGGAAGTGGCTCGCCTGCAACGCCTGGGTTTTGATACGCCACTGGGCAACCCGCTCAATATCAAGCCCGAGGACTGGTTCAACGTCGCGACCAGCCGCATCGACCTGATGGCTCAGGTGGAAGCGGAACTGGGCCAGAACGTGGTGGGCCTGGCCAATGATGCACGTCACGAAGCCGAGCGCAGCCTGTATGCGGCAATCGCCATCGTTATCCTGATATCGGTTGTCGTGCTGTGGCTGGCGTTGGTGATCATCCGCAACATCAAGATCGCCGTCGTCGACGTGAACCGTACCCTGGTTTCGCTTTCAACCCGCGACCTCACCGTCAGGACCCAATACACGGGCAAGGACGAGTTTGGCGAGATATCGCGCAACCTGGACAACATGGCCCTGCAGATCAGCGAAGTCATCCGTGAGATCGGCAGCGCCACGGCCCAGGTCGCCACCGCCGCCGAACAGTCTTCCGCCGTGGCATTGCAGACCAGTCAGAACGTTGAACTGCAGAGCCAGGGTACCGATCAGGTCGTTACCGCCATCAGCGAGATGAGCGCCACGGTCAAAGACGTAGCCCGCAGCACGACCGATGCCGCTGAAATGTCACAGCGGGTCAATGCCAGCACCCGCCAGGGCAAATCCGAAATCGATAACACCATCAGCTTGATTCAGGGACTTGAAGCGCAGGCCGCCCAGACCGCCAGCATCATCATGGAGCTCAAGGGTGAAAGCGACTCCATCTCCTCGGTGCTGGACGTTATTCGCGGTGTTGCCGAGCAAACCAACCTGCTCGCGCTGAACGCAGCCATTGAAGCGGCTCGCGCCGGCGAGCAGGGCCGGGGTTTCGCGGTGGTCGCCGACGAAGTCCGCAACCTGGCCAAAAAGACCCAGGACTCCACCGTCAGCATCCAGAAAATGATCGGCAACCTGCAATCCGGTTCCGACCGCGCCGCCACTTCCATGCAGGAAACCCTGGGCAAGGCCCAGGAAGGCGCGAACAACGTGGTTCGTGCCGGTGAGTTGCTGGAAGAAATCGCCGAGGGTATTGCCAGCATCAGCGACCGCAACATCCAGGTTGCCTCGGCCGCCGAGGAACAAAGCCTGGTTGCCGAAGAAATCCACCGCAATGTCAACGACATCAACTCACTGGTCATCCAGGTCAGCGCCGGTGCCGAGCAGACAGCCAGTACCAGCCGCGAGCTGGCTCGACTGGCCGAGCATCAGCGGGGCCTGGTGGAGCGGTTCAAGGTCAGTTGA
- the fabF gene encoding beta-ketoacyl-ACP synthase II: MSPISNQKRIVITGTGIVSPLGCGVEQVWRRLLAGQSGIRQLSADIVEGTGVAVGGQVPTFEEDSVAGYQPELIIAPKERKKMDRFIEFALVAAAEALQQAGWHPETKAQKMRTATIIASGVGGFGAIADAVRTTDSRGPRKLSPFTAPSFLANMAAGHVSIRNGFEGPLGAPVTACAAGVQAIGDAARLIRSGEADIAICGGTEAAIDRVTLGCFAAARALSTGFADKPQEASRPFDQSRDGFVMAEGAGLLVIESLEHAMARGATPLAELVGYGTSADAYHLTAGPDDGDGAKRAMQMALQQAEVQPEEVQHINAHATSTQVGDKGELAAIRAIFGSDRTVAITSTKSATGHLLGAAGGIGAIFTVLALRDQIAPPTLNLVQPDEAAAGLDLVGLEARRTSMTHALSNGFGFGGVNASVLFRRWEGRL, encoded by the coding sequence ATGAGCCCCATTTCGAATCAAAAGCGTATCGTGATAACCGGCACCGGGATCGTCAGCCCCCTGGGTTGTGGTGTGGAGCAAGTTTGGCGTCGGTTGCTGGCGGGGCAGTCCGGTATTCGTCAATTGTCAGCTGACATTGTCGAAGGCACTGGCGTCGCCGTTGGCGGCCAGGTGCCGACGTTCGAGGAGGACTCAGTCGCCGGGTATCAACCGGAGCTGATCATCGCCCCCAAAGAACGCAAGAAAATGGATCGGTTCATCGAGTTTGCACTGGTCGCTGCTGCTGAAGCACTCCAGCAAGCAGGTTGGCATCCAGAAACCAAAGCGCAGAAGATGAGAACCGCCACGATCATTGCATCAGGTGTGGGTGGTTTTGGAGCGATTGCCGACGCGGTGCGCACTACCGATTCACGCGGCCCTCGCAAGTTGTCACCTTTCACGGCTCCCTCATTTCTGGCGAACATGGCAGCAGGGCATGTTTCCATTCGCAATGGTTTCGAAGGGCCTTTAGGGGCGCCAGTGACGGCCTGTGCAGCCGGCGTACAGGCCATCGGCGACGCGGCTCGGCTGATCAGGAGCGGCGAGGCCGATATTGCCATTTGCGGCGGGACGGAAGCGGCTATTGATCGGGTGACCCTGGGCTGCTTCGCTGCGGCCCGTGCCTTGTCCACGGGATTCGCCGATAAACCGCAAGAGGCTTCGCGACCCTTCGATCAGAGCCGTGACGGATTCGTTATGGCTGAAGGTGCAGGTTTACTCGTCATCGAGTCACTTGAGCATGCCATGGCACGCGGAGCCACTCCTCTGGCTGAACTCGTTGGCTACGGAACCAGCGCCGATGCATACCATCTCACCGCAGGCCCCGACGATGGCGACGGCGCCAAACGTGCCATGCAAATGGCCTTGCAGCAGGCGGAGGTACAACCTGAAGAGGTACAGCACATAAACGCACACGCCACCTCTACTCAGGTAGGAGACAAGGGCGAACTGGCCGCGATACGCGCAATCTTCGGTAGCGACAGGACGGTGGCTATCACATCGACCAAGTCCGCCACCGGCCACCTCTTGGGTGCTGCAGGTGGGATCGGGGCGATTTTCACTGTCTTGGCATTGCGCGACCAAATCGCGCCGCCGACTCTAAACCTGGTCCAGCCGGATGAAGCGGCGGCGGGCCTGGATTTAGTCGGGCTTGAGGCCCGCAGAACGTCCATGACGCATGCCCTCTCTAACGGTTTTGGGTTTGGCGGCGTTAATGCGAGTGTGCTGTTCCGTCGGTGGGAGGGCAGGCTATGA
- a CDS encoding efflux RND transporter permease subunit has protein sequence MSERRFNLSALAVRERSITLFLILLIAFAGTLAFFKLGRAEDPPFTVKQMTIVAAWPGATAREMQELVAEPLEKRMQELRWYDRTETYTRAGLAFSVVFLRDSTPPSQVQEEFYQARKKLGDEAKTLPAGVIGPMINDEFSDVTFALYALKAKGEPQRQLVRDAESLRQRLLHVPGVKKVNILGEQAERIFVSFSHDRLATLGVTPQDIFAALNSQNALTPAGSVETQGPQVVIRVEGAFDQLAKIRETPIAARGRILKLSDVAEVARGYEDPATFLVRNGGEPALLLGIVMREGWNGLDLGKALDDETTKINEGMPLGMTLSKVTDQAVNISSSVDEFMIKFFVALLVVMLVCFISMGWRVGVVVAAAVPLTLAIVFVVMAATGKSFDRITLGSLILALGLLVDDAIIAIEMMVVKMEEGYDRLKASAYAWSHTAAPMLSGTLVTAIGFMPNGFAQSTAGEYTSNMFWIVGIALIASWVVAVAFTPYLGVKLLPAIKTVEGGHAAIYNTRHYNRFRSLLARVIVHKWLVAGAVISAFVIAVLGMSLVKKQFFPTSDRPEVLVELQMPYGTSIEQTHATAIKVESWLRKQAEAKIVSSYIGQGPPRFFLAMAPELPDPSFAKIVVLTESQEAREALKHRLREAASEGLAPEAQLRVTQLVFGPYSPFPVAYRVMGPDISQLRQIAARVQDVLQASAMMKTVNTDWGPRVPTLHFSLDQDRLQAVGLTSNGVAQQLQFLLSGVPITSVREDIRSVQVVGRAAGDVRLNPSKIEDFTLIGAAGQRIPLSQVGGVDVRMEDPILRRRDRTPTITVRGDIAEGLQPPDVSTAVWKDLQPIIETLPAGYRIEMAGSIEESGKASQAIVPLLPIMIALTLLIIILQVRSISAMVMVFLTSPLGLIGVVPVLLLFGQPFGINALVGLIALSGILMRNTLILIGQIHLNESEGLDPFKAVVDATVQRARPVLLTALAAILAFIPLTHSVFWGTLAYTLIGGTFVGTIITLVFLPAMYSIWFKIRPEPQNTSTKA, from the coding sequence ATGAGCGAGCGCCGTTTCAACCTTTCCGCGCTGGCGGTACGCGAGCGCTCTATCACGCTCTTTCTCATCTTGCTGATCGCGTTCGCAGGTACCCTGGCATTCTTCAAGCTGGGTCGTGCAGAAGATCCACCGTTTACCGTCAAACAGATGACCATTGTCGCAGCGTGGCCGGGTGCGACAGCCCGGGAGATGCAGGAACTCGTCGCCGAACCATTAGAGAAGCGCATGCAAGAGCTGCGCTGGTACGACCGTACTGAAACCTACACTCGGGCAGGTCTTGCCTTCTCCGTGGTCTTTCTGCGAGACAGCACCCCGCCGTCTCAAGTCCAGGAAGAATTCTACCAAGCACGAAAAAAGCTGGGCGACGAAGCCAAGACTTTGCCTGCTGGCGTCATTGGCCCAATGATCAACGACGAATTTTCGGACGTTACATTTGCGCTGTATGCCTTGAAGGCCAAGGGAGAACCTCAGCGTCAGCTGGTACGTGACGCCGAATCGCTACGCCAGCGTCTGCTGCACGTTCCGGGGGTCAAGAAGGTCAATATCCTGGGAGAGCAGGCGGAACGGATCTTCGTATCCTTTTCTCATGATCGTCTGGCAACCCTGGGCGTCACACCACAGGATATCTTCGCGGCCCTCAACAGCCAGAATGCACTGACACCGGCCGGCTCGGTTGAAACCCAAGGGCCGCAGGTAGTGATACGTGTGGAGGGTGCCTTCGATCAGCTTGCGAAGATCCGTGAGACGCCTATCGCCGCACGTGGACGGATTCTGAAGCTGTCCGACGTGGCAGAGGTGGCGCGCGGTTATGAAGACCCCGCTACGTTTCTTGTCCGAAATGGCGGAGAGCCTGCACTGCTGCTGGGCATTGTGATGCGGGAAGGGTGGAACGGCCTCGACCTGGGCAAGGCGCTCGATGACGAAACGACAAAGATCAACGAGGGCATGCCTTTAGGCATGACGCTGAGCAAAGTCACCGATCAGGCAGTCAATATCAGCTCATCCGTCGACGAGTTCATGATCAAGTTCTTTGTCGCGCTGCTTGTGGTCATGCTGGTGTGCTTCATCAGCATGGGCTGGCGGGTCGGGGTCGTCGTAGCGGCTGCCGTGCCGCTGACACTGGCCATCGTGTTCGTGGTGATGGCTGCGACGGGCAAGAGCTTCGACCGTATCACTCTAGGCTCTTTGATTCTGGCTTTGGGTCTTCTAGTCGATGACGCCATCATCGCAATTGAAATGATGGTGGTGAAAATGGAGGAGGGCTATGACCGCCTCAAGGCTTCGGCGTATGCATGGAGTCACACTGCCGCGCCAATGCTCAGCGGGACACTTGTCACTGCAATCGGCTTCATGCCCAACGGCTTTGCTCAATCGACAGCTGGCGAGTACACCAGCAACATGTTCTGGATCGTCGGCATAGCCTTGATTGCGTCCTGGGTTGTCGCAGTGGCTTTTACACCCTACCTGGGGGTCAAGCTGCTGCCAGCTATCAAAACGGTGGAAGGTGGTCACGCCGCTATCTACAACACCCGCCACTACAATCGATTCCGTTCACTGCTCGCTCGCGTCATCGTCCATAAATGGCTGGTAGCGGGCGCTGTTATCAGCGCATTCGTGATAGCGGTCCTCGGTATGAGTCTGGTCAAGAAACAGTTCTTCCCGACCTCCGATAGGCCTGAAGTTCTGGTGGAACTGCAGATGCCCTATGGTACCTCAATCGAGCAGACTCATGCCACTGCGATCAAGGTTGAGTCGTGGCTGCGCAAGCAAGCTGAAGCGAAGATCGTGAGTTCTTATATAGGCCAAGGCCCACCCCGTTTCTTTCTGGCGATGGCGCCTGAACTTCCAGATCCTTCCTTTGCAAAAATCGTCGTGCTCACCGAGAGCCAGGAGGCCCGGGAAGCCCTCAAACATCGCCTGAGAGAGGCAGCTTCCGAAGGTTTGGCGCCCGAAGCGCAATTACGCGTGACGCAACTGGTGTTCGGTCCTTATTCCCCATTCCCCGTGGCTTACAGGGTGATGGGGCCTGACATTTCGCAACTGCGTCAGATCGCTGCTCGCGTTCAAGATGTACTGCAAGCCAGTGCGATGATGAAAACGGTGAATACCGATTGGGGCCCGCGTGTACCCACTCTTCATTTCTCGCTGGATCAGGATCGCTTACAGGCCGTTGGCTTGACCTCTAATGGCGTCGCCCAGCAACTGCAGTTCCTGCTCTCAGGCGTGCCCATCACTTCGGTACGTGAAGATATCCGCTCAGTACAAGTGGTAGGCCGAGCGGCGGGCGATGTGCGTCTGAACCCCTCAAAAATCGAAGACTTCACTCTGATTGGGGCTGCCGGTCAGCGGATACCGCTGTCGCAAGTCGGGGGAGTCGATGTACGCATGGAAGACCCGATACTGCGGCGTCGTGATCGCACCCCTACGATCACAGTCCGTGGTGACATTGCCGAAGGGCTTCAGCCTCCGGACGTATCCACGGCGGTATGGAAAGACCTTCAGCCAATCATCGAGACGCTGCCGGCGGGTTATCGGATCGAGATGGCAGGCTCCATTGAAGAGTCGGGTAAGGCGAGCCAGGCCATCGTGCCTTTATTGCCCATCATGATCGCGCTGACCTTGCTGATCATCATCCTTCAGGTTCGCTCGATTTCGGCCATGGTGATGGTATTCCTGACCTCACCTCTGGGCTTGATCGGGGTAGTGCCTGTGCTGTTGCTGTTCGGGCAGCCGTTTGGGATCAATGCCCTGGTCGGCCTGATCGCGCTCTCGGGCATCCTGATGCGCAATACGCTGATATTGATCGGGCAAATCCACCTTAACGAAAGCGAAGGTCTTGACCCGTTCAAGGCCGTGGTTGACGCCACGGTACAACGGGCCAGACCCGTGTTGCTGACAGCGCTCGCGGCCATCTTGGCGTTCATCCCGCTGACCCATTCAGTGTTCTGGGGCACGTTGGCCTACACGCTAATCGGCGGCACGTTCGTTGGCACCATCATCACCCTGGTGTTTCTCCCAGCGATGTACTCCATCTGGTTCAAGATCCGACCAGAACCTCAAAACACCTCCACTAAAGCCTGA